CACGATCATGCTCCCCGCCAGCAAATAGCGAGCAGCGAATAGCTGATATCTTTTCCGGCCTCCTACAGTTCGCTATTAGCTGCCAGCTATTAGCGCTCTCCAGCAGTGGGGCATCCTGCGCCAGCCGTTCCCGCCCCAACTGTAGTGTTTCTCGCCAGAGCGGCCTCCTGAAGCCGCGGGATCAGCCGAATTTCCCTCTGCGCAACCGCCGGCTCGCTTTTTCAAGGCGGCATAATTATTGCGTGAGAGAACCATGAGGGGAGGCGCAGGCCGGACGGAGAGCGGTGTGGGACAAGAGAGGAAATCGGTGCTGCTGGTTGTGGAAGATGACGGGGATATGCGCAGCTTGATCTGCGACGAGCTGTGGGATCTCGGCGCCCGGGTCGTGGAAGCGGCCGACGGGGACGAGGCCATGCAGAAACTCAGCGGCGCCAAACCGGATCTGATTCTGACCGATCTTCGGATGCCGGCGGGCGGCATGGATCACGTGCTGCGGCTTCGAACGATGGTGCCCGGATGTCCGATCATCGTCATGACGGCCTTCGGCGATGCGGCGATGCGGGAAACCGCGCTCAAGTGCGGCGCCGCCTATTTCGACAAGCCGGTCCGCATGGCGGAGCTGAAAGCGTCGATCAAACGGTTGCTGGATCATCGAGGAGCGCAAGCTGACAAGTAACAGACTGACAGGCTCAAAAGCCGGAGCAGAATTGGGTCATGCAACCTGTGCCGCCTGTCAGCGCCTTGCAGGAGAACGAGATGGCCGGATCTCACGAGACGCATCCCATTCACCCCGATCCCGTGCTGGCTGCGCGGCTGGAAGCCTTGCAGCTGCTGGCGGAGGGATCGTCCGACCGCATAATGGTGATCGAGCCGGACCAGACGGTCATCTACGCCAACCGCGCGGCTTGGGCGGGATCAGGACGCGCAGCTCCTCCGGTGCGCCCGGCCAAGTGTTACGAAGCGTTTTTGAACCAATCCGATCCCTGCGCAGCCTGCTCGGCCAAGGAAGTGTTTGACACGACAGATGTGCGGGCCGTCTCCTGCGCCACCAAGGGGGATGGCAGCGCCTGCGGCATGACGCAGGCCTATCCGCTTCTGACTGGCGATCAACGTGCGGGTGCCGCGCTGGTGCTGCTGGGTCATGTACGCGAATCCGGCAAGGCGAAGGCGCCACATCTCGGCTGGCTCATCGGCGCCAGCGCGCCGATGCGGCAGCTCTTCGAGATGATCCGGCTTGTGGCCGACAGCCAGGCGACCGTGCTGTTGCAAGGCGAGAGCGGCACGGGCAAGGAGCTGGCGGCGCGAACTATCCATGACCTGAGCTACCGCCGGGACCAACCCTTCATCGTCGTGGACTGCGGCTCGCTGCCCGAGACCTTGCTCGAGAGCGAGCTGTTCGGTCACATGAAAGGTTCGTTTACCGGCGCGCATGCGACCAAGAAAGGTCTGTTCGAGGAGGCCTCGGGCGGGACGATCTTTCTCGACGAGATCGCCGATACGAGCCCGCAGTTCCAGGCGAAACTGTTGCGCGTGCTCCAGGAAGGGGAGATCAAGCCGGTCGGCGGCAATCGTCCGATCAAGGTGGATGTCCGCGTGATCTCGGCGACGAACAAGGATCTCGCCGGGCTGATCAAGGCGAAAGCGTTCCGCGAGGATCTCTATTACCGGCTGGCGGTGCTGCCCTTGACGCTGCCGCCGTTGCGCGATCGGCGTGAGGACATTCCGGTGCTGGTCCGGCATTTCGTCAAGCAATCCTGCCGGCGGCATCGCCGGCCGCCGCTGGATGTGCCCCAGGCCATCATGCAGGTCTTGACGTGGGCCGACTGGCTGGGCAACATCCGCGAATTGCAACACGCGATTGAGCGTGCCGTCGTGACCGCGGATGGTACCGCGTTGACCGTCGGCCAGTTTGTCTCCGCCGACGAGCCGCCCGCGCACCATCATGAAGAGGCTGATCTCCGCAGTGTGGCCCGCACGGCTGCGCAACAGGCGGAGCGGACCCGCATCGAGCAGGCGCTCCAGAAGACGCACGGCAACAAGGTGAAGGCCGCCAAACTTCTGAAAGTCAGCCGCGCCAATCTCTACAACAAGCTGCGCGACTACGGGGTCAAATAGTCGCATCATTGCCTGATGCGGACTTGTCGCTTCCGCCATGAGATTGGATCCGGACGTGTCCCTCTTCCTCCCGCGCTCGGGCTGCTCCTGACCGCGAGGCTTACCCTCTTGGCAGGCTGTGGAACAGCCCCCGTCGCCCAACGGGATTCCGGCCGCGCTCCCACGGTGCTCGTCGGCCCCTTCACGATGGAGGTGGCCATTTCGCACAGCAGCAAGATTTATTCGTTCGACGAACCGCCTTCACCCGAGCAGGAACCGGACATCAGAAAACGCCTGATCGCCGACGCCACATTCACGGCGCAGCAGTTGATGACCGATCGTCTCGGCAGGCAGAAGAGGTTCTCGGTGCTGCCGTTGCACGAAGCGGAGCGCCTCGAAGCCACCGTGGCGCCACTCGTCACGGTGGCTCGCGAGCGAATTCTCGCGATGGGCCGGGTGGCCGGCGCCGATCTGGTGCTCTTCGGACGGCTCCTGGGCTATGGGCAGATGCCGTTGCGGTACTGGCTGACGGGGTGGGCCATCACCGCCTCGTCGCAACTGACCGTCGTGGGCGCGGTCAGCGGCTGCAATTCGGTGGCCATGGGCAGTTATCTCCTGTTCGACATCATGACCGACCTGCCGATCTGGACCGGCGGCTTTTACGCGTTCGGCTGGGCGTTCCGGCCGGTGCTGATCGAGGTGGAGGTCTGGCAGTTGACGGGCTGCGAGCAGGAGGTCTGGAAGGTGCGCGAGTTCGCACTGCTCGGACACAAATATCTGGAGACCTATCCGGAACACTTGCGGAAGAAAAAGGAAGTCCAGTTGGAAGCCAATCTCACACGGGCCATCGAAGAGCTGGCGGAGCTGGCCAGCCGCACGCTGACGATGCAGCCCTGTCCGCAGGCTCCATAGAACGTATTCCCGCGTCTGCCCCATTCCACACCAATTTGCAGTTCTCAGCGTCCAAATCATTGGACGCTCCAACTAGTTGAAATGATTGAGAGCTGTATTTTGGCATCTGCCGGTCTGTCCAGAGATGTGGATTGGTGTGGGGAAGACTTTTCTGGCGCATTCTCAAAATAGCTCTAAGTGATTGTTGAGTCAGACGATTTACATTTTCATTTTAATGCGAGAGTCCGGCACGACAGTTGCGGTAATCCGTCTTGCCGGTGAAGGGTGGGGTGTACTTGGACCGGCCTCCGATTCACCCTAGACCCCTCCTCACGGAGGACCCTTCACCGGTTCAAAGAAACCGGCCGGAAGTTGGATTAAGAGGAAGCGACACTTTTTTCACAACGTCATGAGGACTGAATTGTTCAAACCAAGGGAGGCCATTATGCACAGGCAGTCGTACCCGCAGAGTTGGATGACGACTCTGCAGCATCTTGTGGTGGCAGCGAGTCTGGCGGCGACGCCGGCGGCGTTTGCCGAGGAAAGCCATCAGCA
The sequence above is a segment of the Nitrospira sp. genome. Coding sequences within it:
- a CDS encoding sigma-54-dependent Fis family transcriptional regulator — its product is MQPVPPVSALQENEMAGSHETHPIHPDPVLAARLEALQLLAEGSSDRIMVIEPDQTVIYANRAAWAGSGRAAPPVRPAKCYEAFLNQSDPCAACSAKEVFDTTDVRAVSCATKGDGSACGMTQAYPLLTGDQRAGAALVLLGHVRESGKAKAPHLGWLIGASAPMRQLFEMIRLVADSQATVLLQGESGTGKELAARTIHDLSYRRDQPFIVVDCGSLPETLLESELFGHMKGSFTGAHATKKGLFEEASGGTIFLDEIADTSPQFQAKLLRVLQEGEIKPVGGNRPIKVDVRVISATNKDLAGLIKAKAFREDLYYRLAVLPLTLPPLRDRREDIPVLVRHFVKQSCRRHRRPPLDVPQAIMQVLTWADWLGNIRELQHAIERAVVTADGTALTVGQFVSADEPPAHHHEEADLRSVARTAAQQAERTRIEQALQKTHGNKVKAAKLLKVSRANLYNKLRDYGVK
- a CDS encoding response regulator; its protein translation is MRGGAGRTESGVGQERKSVLLVVEDDGDMRSLICDELWDLGARVVEAADGDEAMQKLSGAKPDLILTDLRMPAGGMDHVLRLRTMVPGCPIIVMTAFGDAAMRETALKCGAAYFDKPVRMAELKASIKRLLDHRGAQADK